The following coding sequences lie in one Glycine max cultivar Williams 82 chromosome 19, Glycine_max_v4.0, whole genome shotgun sequence genomic window:
- the LOC102662362 gene encoding uncharacterized protein, with protein MDLVKYIFEKPALTGQIPQWQVLLSEFDIVYATQKAIKGSVLADYLAQHPINDYQPMHPKFPDEDIMTLLEEEVEDEDRDKWIVWFDGASNALGHGVGAVLVSLDKQYIPFTARLCFDCTNNIAKYKACALGIRAAINFRVKLLEVYGDSALVIHQLKGEWETRDHKLMTYQAYIKKMMELFDDISLHHIPKRKIRWSTPLPL; from the coding sequence ATGGATCTCGTCAAGTACATCTTCGAAAAGCCCGCTCTCACTGGACAGATACCTCAGTGGCAGGTTCTGTTGTCAGAATTTGATATTGTCTATGCCACTCAGAAGGCAATAAAGGGAAGTGTCTTGGCAGATTACCTAGCTCAACATCCCATCAATGATTATCAGCCTATGCATCCCAAATTCCCTGATGAGGATATCATGACCTTGCTTGAGGAGGAAGTAGAAGATGAGGACagggacaagtggatcgtgtggtttgatggcGCGTCGAATGCACTAGGCCATGgggttggggcagtattggtttCTCTGGATAAACAatatatacctttcacagctagGTTGTGCTTCGACTGCACGAATAACATAGCAAAGTACAAGGCATGTGCCCTTGGGATTCGAGCGGCGATCAACTTCAGGGTCAAGTTACTCGAGGTATACGGGGACTCGGCATTGGTAATTCATCAGTTGAAGGGTGAATGGGAGACCAGAGACCACAAATTGATGACTTACCAGGCTTACATCAAAAAAATGATGGAACTCTTTGATGATATATCGCTTCATCATATTCCTAAGAGGAAAATCAGATGGTCGACGCCCTTGCCACTCTAG